Below is a window of Heteronotia binoei isolate CCM8104 ecotype False Entrance Well chromosome 14, APGP_CSIRO_Hbin_v1, whole genome shotgun sequence DNA.
ATCCTTTAATAAACATAAAGTAAGCACAGCAAAACAATCATAACATACAAAACTCTTGCGTTGTCAATTATAAGAGAAAAGACCAAATGCTATCTCTGCAAGAGAAGAGACCAAATGCTGTCTGCATTACAAAGACAAAACTTCATTGCCCATACAAAACATTTTCCTAAAAAATTGCAGGCAATTCCTATGTCAAAAATACACATAAAACATAAAAGATACAATACTCCCAGAATTAAAGCACCAATAATATCAATTGTGCATATCTTGCTGGACCATAGCTGATGGATGTAAAATATATTTGCAGCTTCCCCTAAAAGATGACAAGTTTAGAAAAATAAAAGGAAGCTGCCCTCCTACAGTGCCCCCGAAGCATGTTGATTTCAACAGGCCCCTCAGAGTCAACAGGATAAGGGAAGAAGAGTATAAACTAGTTTCACAGAAGCAGCGTTTGAAACCAAAAAGGGTGAAACGTGGGAGCCAGAAAGCCAGAGGGCAGCAAGCCTCACTGATCTGGGACCAAAGAGAAGAACGACCCACCTCCAGCCTTTGGCACTGGAACACAGGAGACAGTCTAAGGAAAGCAGTTCAGCCTCACCTTACTGATGCCCAATTCACTGATATATTTCCACACCTCATGCGAGGATGCAAACGAGCTGTTTCTCTGGATCATTGGGTTCTGCTTGCTTTCACGAGCGACTTCAGCCTACAAAGCACAGGGGACAGAAACAAACTTTGGCAGTCTTTGTTTACTGGGAAGGGCACGTTCCTCAGCTAGTTATCTCAGAGACATTCATCCGGCAAGCGTTTTAAGCAGATGTTCCTCCACACCAAAAGAGTTTGTTCCCAATTACAGCATGACCAtattgcctctctctgtctcccagGATTTGCTTTTTAAAACGAATGCTGCACAGCTTAGGCCGCAGAGGGAGTTTCAAATGCTCGTGGCGGGCCTCCTGAAGGCTCAGACTATTTTTTGCagttccttttttttgttttgtcctgGACTACTGACGGgtccaagatcaagttaattcatgtcaaagtattccccattaccagtgtcccctctaagatcagttaacgtgagctagctcgcaggtttttttagcctccagctcacacatttttggcttagctcaggaaggatgatcccagagcataTACttacctgtgggggggggggagaagaagaattgagagggctctcacagcagctgccctttcaaggacaacctctgccagagatatgtctgacccaaggccatttcagcagctgcaagtggaggagtggggaatcaaacccggttctcccggataagagagctctggctgacccaaggccattccagcagctgcaagtggaggagtggggaatcaaacccggttctcccagataagagagctctgactgacccaaggccattcaagcagctgcaagtggaggagtggggaatcaagataAGGGGATTTTCTCCCAAAAATTATGACCAGTCACTAATGGACCTGAGATTATAGGAAAGATTTAAATCTCCTCTCTGCCACAGAGACTTGCTGGGTGACTATGACAGGGCCAGGCTAGAGAGGGAGCCCACATACCTGAGGCCAGAAGGTGCACAGCATAAGGAAAACCTAAAGGTGTGGCTGGAAGCAAAAGGGTGGACAAAATGTTTGGAGAAGCCTGCTCAGGACAGGTAAGACCAAGCCCCAGGTGGAGACAGTGAGGCCCAACCACCCTGGAGACAGATCAGCCAAACCATGGTgcacggggagggacggtggctcagtggtagagcatctgcttgggaagcagaaggtcccaggttcaatccctggcatctccaaaaaagggtccaggcaaataggtgtgaaaaacctcagctggagaccctggagagccgctgccagtctgagaagacaatactgactttgatagaccaagggtctgattcagtataaggcagcttcatatgttcacattagGGCATGGCTGAAAGGGGGAGGCAGCAACCAAGGCAGGAAGGGCGCAGTTAACCACTCCTTGCACTGTATGAATGAAAGTCTAAATAAGCAAATGACACAACTGACTGGGGTGTCCTGCATGTGCTTGGGGGAAACAGGACCAATGTCCTCTAGATCCTAGGCCAGCTGACTACAACAGCAGTGCTACAGGTTGCCTGGGAGATGTGCAGTCCTGGCACACGGACCCTGGGCCAgttgcacactctcagcctaacctacccaacagggtggttgtgaagataaaatggagaagaggaaataGCGATAAGCTGCTTTGAACATAACACAAGAGAACCCATGTttgattaggccagtggccctctagcccaacactctttgtcacacagtggccaaaagccaggtgccatcagatctGCTAGCatttccccactggggagaataaatgaagcaaataaataaataaatcctgcgCTACCACTTGTGAGGCTGGCTTTTCagaaggaaaataaaattattcctGGCTGCAATCCAAGAACTTGCAGAGGAGTTCTACTTGGCTTCTGGCAGAATTTTCCACACGAAGTGCTCTTACTGGTATCTTGAGCTTATTCAAAGCTAACCAGCTGAGAAGAACAATCCCTGCGAAAAGCCCCCAAAGCCGAAGCCCTTCTGAGAAGTTCTTGGGAGCACAGCACCTACATACCATGAGCAAAAGAACTGGATACAAAATAAGGGGGGGAAAGAAGCGCGCTCACCTTGGTCTGCAAGAATTTAAAACACTGTTGGTTCAGGACCTCTACAAATTCAGATTCAAAATCCTGGTCGCTGTACCAAGCTCCACCGGTCACAGAACGATCTGGCTGAAGATTGTATAACATGTACACCTTTTTCTTGGAAGCCTAGCAAATGAAGAATACAGCAATTTTGTTCAGTTGGAAAAAAACGGTGATCGCCACATAAACGTTTATGTTCTGGCCACAAAATAAATGCTCATGCAGCAACATATCGTTACCAGGCATCTGTGCAGTCATGGTCATCCCTCAGCTTTCTACTACAGTAGGTCAATTTAACAGCAAAACCCATCgttgtcttttctttctttttttaaaaaaagatgacaAACAGCACAAGAGGGGCCCAGCACAACTAGAACTATGTAATTGCTGCATACGAGATATAATTCAAACAAGTAGGTTTTCTCATCTCTGAATGACAAGCTTCACCTACTAAAATGCCCTCTTCTGTGCAAGTATTAAAAAGGTCAGGAGTCACATTTCCTTTACATCTGGACAACTCACAGACACAGGAAAAGGCTGGCCACATTCGGAAAAGGCTGAAGCAAAAGGCTGGCCATAGTCTGAAAAGGCTGTCCAAAGGCAGGCATTTTCTACAACTCTCCACTATGAATTCAGGTGATGTCagataaaaaatatttttttttaaatcaaaacaaTTAGATTTTTAACGTTTTAAAGTTAGACCAGTAAGCTCTAAAAATAGCCATATTTTAGACAAAAAAAATCTAGATTTGCTGCAAACATATAAATGCTTCAAATTGAACTTTGAACCTCATGATTTACAGGAGGCTGCTTTTCTTTGGGAGAAAACAGCTTCCTCGGTAATCACACAGCACAACACGCCATGCGCTTTTACAGTGACATCCAGGGATCAGCAAGTTCCCACAGATAGTCTCCAATGATCTAACTAGGTGACTTTTTACATTTGTTTTATGCTTAGTCACTATCTAATCTCTGCAACTGGCTCAGTTCCCTAATTCTGAACATCAGCCGAAGAGCATGGCCTTCCCACTCATGGGAATACTGATCTGCCTTAGCCACTGTCACCAGCTCTTCCTTCTGGTTGAGACACTTCACTGTTTTGTGGTGGCAGGGGCAGGTCAGCTACAGACCCATACGAAAAGGAAGACCAGAAAGAAGCAGTGCAGCCTTACATGATTCCAGCCAGCGCTCATCTACAAAAGCTTTCAATAGCTGCATCATGCAAGGAAAACCCTATCTGAAGCCACAAACTAAACATCTCAAAATAAGCAATGTTCTGCATAAAGTGCTTTGCCCAAAACAGTAAACACATGAAGCAAAATGTTTAAGAAAACTATAGTGTATTCTCTGAGAATTTATAAAGCGTCTATTTGGTTTTAAAGCAATGTTCTTTTACAGTTATAGCAACAAATCAGCCTGCACTTTCTAAAGGAAGTGTAAATACTAGAAATGATTTAAAATCTACTTGGGAGATCATGATATAGAACACCTTGATTTGATGGCAATCCAGCATGCTATGATAAACTCTCGTCCTCCTGATTCCTCGATGCCAGCTTTAGATTCAATGTCACCACTAGCAATCATCTTTTATAGCAATATCTTCTGGAAATCTGAGACTCATCTTGCAGCAAACCGATCAGGGAGTTAGGATTAGCTGCAGTGCCCCATGAAGTGGAAATCCCAGTTGCTACTGGGCAACATATTCTTCAGTTGTTATTTCATTACCGGTTTTATtaatttagaaatgttttattgttgttcaccACCCTGACCCTTGTGTGGACAGAGGAGGGCAGtctaaaagttttatttttatataaaatagAAAAAGAGGTTTCTCCTGAGCAAGTTCCCCTTTAAACCTTTGCAGGAAGCACCGCCCACCACATGGAAATTGCCCATTCAAGAGATGGCACTTCTATTTTCATCACAGAAGCTTAAAGCCTGCACTGAAATTCCAGATCAACTCTGCACTTGTTTATCTGCCTTGATAAGACCCTTCTGGATTGCTCACCTTCTTCAAAATTAAGAACCACTCACCGCTACAGACTTCACAGCTTTAATGAGTTTCTTGCTTTCCAAGTTCTTCAGTATCTTGTTGATCTCAGTTAAGGGAAGATTACTTTTATATCTAATATCCCGGCTCCAAATACCTGTAAATAAATACAGAACATTCACTTACTGGCATCAAGCACACATTGTCAAGACACCGTGCTTACATATGCACAAGTTCTAGATGACAGTATTTCCCTTTGTCCCAacatcttccttcttcctctattTGAGAAAGAAGCAGCACAAGAGAAATCCCTGATTGAAAACCAGCTAATCCCAGAGCTGTGGAATCAAACTGAAAAAGGAGAGGCTCAAGTTTTTCTCAAACGCAGCTCAAAACGTGAAGATATTCGTGAAATGATTCTGTGTTACTAAAAGAAACCTAAAGGGGAATCTTTGAAAGTCTGGGATTTGGCAGCTTTACTATATGGAGGAATTCACCACTAACAGAAGATGAGTAGTTAGGAAACCTTCAATGCATTCTTGGACACAAATCACTAGCCTGCAGAGCCTCCTGTTTTTGCAGTTATTTCTGAACGCTATTTAGCCAGagttttattatattttgtatagctgcaagttgaggagaaagggaaaggtagagtataaacatttcaattaaataaataaaattgtacaGATACTTTACAGATACTTGTCCTAGAATCTTCATTCATTACAGCCCAGGCCACTTGTGATTTTTCCCTTTCTATACATAAGCAACTTTGTACACACATGCAACATCTCTGTTCTTCTGACGAGACACTAGTCCATCCCTTCTTGAAGGGAGATGCAATGTTCAGTTCTAGATCCCACTCTTTGGAATAATCTTCCCCAAAAATGAACTTTCAGAAGAGGGCTTTGGTCATTTCAGAAGTTTCTTATGGCATTCAGTTCTAATGACATGACAAGAGCTACAGTCTTACTGCAATCCTGTTTTTTATTAGTTACCCTGAGTCCTTGTACATCAAGGAGAAAGGCAGGCTTCTAGCCATCTAAATCAAATCTATAATAGCAGTGGATAATTAAAGAGCAACAGAAGGCAAGTGCTTTCATGAAGCGCAGAGGTGACTGGGTCACCAGgaatgggaggaagaaagagagctCGTAACTCCAATACCTTTGTTGCCTGCATCCTCTATAATTTGATAGACCAATTTCTCTTGATTGTCAGATCCCTTCATTTTACTGCAAAACACAAAGGGGGACAGCAGTTAGTTCTTAAAGTGCCCGATGAGATTGGATCATTTTAGAACTGCCAAAAAAGCAGCTAAAACAACCAGCTACTAAATAACACAAATAGGGTCTTCATACTAGCCGGTCGTTTAGAAAGAGTTTTTCATGCGGACAGTTCTTCTGTGGCGGTTATGGGAGGTACAGCTGATAAGGAATACTTGATAAATgacacacatttgacacccctgctctagatggtaAATGCTACATTTAGTTGCAAATTAACATATTTTAGTGATTAGATTTGCACAATGTTTGTCAAAAATGGAAACTTTAATTTAAATTAACAATATAGATCTTTTCAATGTTATAATTAAATCAATTAAATATAAATCTACCCTTTTCCTTGGCAATTTAACTCCCTCTACCCTGTGGCAGCTGTGGacagactgacagacagacagaccaatTGACACCGCCTGCCCCTTCTGCTCTCTTCAGCCATATAAAGAAACTGATTGCTGAGTTCTGCCTGGTTATCACTGTAGCAAAAGCAAAGCAGAAAAAGCACTGCTTCTTGAAGAGCAAAGGTTACCCAGCATTTTGAGATTCCTTGATTCTATAGAGAAGGCCagtgctgcttctcagaaggtcCAGTTGTccctaaaagaaaagaaaaaaaaaaagctaacgtTTTGCCCCATTTTTACTCGACAGTTTTCACATTAGAAAACAACACAGAGATGGTCAGTTACAGAAATTTAAATGGATGCAATCGTATTGCTTGACAAGATTTGGACA
It encodes the following:
- the POLR3F gene encoding DNA-directed RNA polymerase III subunit RPC6 — its product is MAEVKAPEPLEIESRILELCHQFPHGITDQVIQNDMPHMEAQQRAMAINRLLSMGQLDLLRSSTGLLYRIKESQNAGKMKGSDNQEKLVYQIIEDAGNKGIWSRDIRYKSNLPLTEINKILKNLESKKLIKAVKSVAASKKKVYMLYNLQPDRSVTGGAWYSDQDFESEFVEVLNQQCFKFLQTKAEVARESKQNPMIQRNSSFASSHEVWKYISELGISKVELSMEDIETILNTLIYDGKVEMTIIAAKEGTVGSVDGHMKLYRAVNPIIQPTGLVRTPCGLCPVFDDCHEGGEISPSNCIYMTEWLEF